DNA from Coriobacteriia bacterium:
ACTCAACATCGGTGTTCAGGCTCAAGAGATTGCCCTCAATTGTTGATAAGCTTGGTCGACTAAAGAGTCATGACCTGGCTTCTATGCAAGATATTGGTGGATGTCGGACGGTACTAGATAAGGTCTCTGACTTATATCGTTTGCGCAATGCCATTCGGAAATCTGAAATGAAGCACAAGTTTATTCGTGAATACGATTACATTATTACTCCAAAACCATCTGGATATCGAGGTATCCACTTGATCTATAAGTACTACAGCGATAAAAACGATTACTACAATGGATTGAATGTGGAGATTCAGATTCGTACTAAACGCCAGCATGCATGGGCCACATGTGTTGAGGTAGCTGGCGATTATTTGAGTCATTCTTTTAAGTCAAGCCAGGGGCCGGAGGAGTGGCTAAACTTTTTTAAATTGGCAAGTTCCGCCATAGCTATTCTTGAGAAATCGCCAACGGTGGTCGGTACGCCAAATTCCAAACAAGCCCTAAAACAAGAATTGCGAACTAGTTATGAAGAACTAAAGGTTAAGGAAACTCTTCGGCGGATAAAACGTTCGCACTCGGAAATTAACAAGATGAATGTTAAAGCGAAAAACAAATACTTTTTGGTTGATTTTAATGAACAAACTAAAAACGTCTCAATTACGTCTTATAGGGAGAAGGATATAGAATCACTAACCAAGGACTATTTAAGAAAAGAAGAGGAGTACAAATATACCTTGCACAATGTCGTGGTGGTATCGGGAAACTCAATTGAGTCTCTGCGGTATGCATATGGTAACTATTTTGCGGATGTTGATACATTTCTGAGAATGATGGACAGATTCATAAAATAGAGTCCTGTGGTCTACGCGTCGGATTGTAAGGTCTGTGTTAGTTGTTAGTCTAGGTGTCCATAGTCTAATTTTTACCAACTTGCATGTACAACATCCGGACCGAGTCACCCATCATTTTCTTGCGATTCAAGCACATGAGCACACCTAATCTGCCATGCGAGTTCGCGCACTTCATTTTTAAGCTATAGACATTGCCCCATCTGGTTTCAATTTGGTATTCAGCAACTATGAGGACAACATAATCGGCACGCCTAACTTACGACAAGAAATCATCAAACCTGCATTAAAAAAGGCTGGTTTACCTCGGACAAGAATTCATGATTTTGAACACCCATGCTCGATACCCATAAGGGTGTTGGAATATGGTCGGACGTCGCAATATTTAGATAAACTTTAATATTCTGCTTACAAATGGAGAAGTCAGCAATAAAGGTAGAGCGCAATAACGCCCTGACCTGCATGTTTGTTGGTGCCCTGTACGGGATTCGTACCCGTGATCTCCGTCTTGAGAGTATCCTCGAAGCAATTATTGCTAGTTCCATTTTAGTCCATTTTATTGCCTGTGAGCTGTGGTTTTATAGTTTCTTCATTCCAGCTCGTTTTTGCTCAATATAGGTACTTTTGGCTAGTTTCGCTTACAAAATGCTTACAACTTGGTATTTGAACTAAAGGAACAGCAATATTTTACAACCATGATAGAATGAAAGAATATTAAGGTTCGATATATGGGGGGGGATTATGGACACGAAAATTAGAGACCAAATTCTTGAGGACATTAGAGCAATTCAAGGCGATTATTTGAGTTCAATACCTAACTTGAAATCAGATGATTATGCGTTTAACTTTTGGGTTCTTACAAAGTTGTACTGTATAGATGAGGAAATCGCGATCTCCTATATCACAGACAACTCAGATCGAGGAATTGATTGTTGGGTGTATTTTGAAGAAGCAAAAGAACTTTATTTAATCCAAAATAAATTTTATACTACCGCAGCTCTCTCAAGGGGAGCGGTTATTGATGAATTTTTATCAAGACCACTTGAGCATTTAAGACTTGGCTCCTATACAAGATCAAAGGATCTACAAGATATCTTCACAAAATTTATGGTCGATACAGAATTTAAAATTCATTTAGTGGTGTATACAACTCAAGACAAGGAAGATACCGCGCTCAAAAATGAAATAGATACTTGGTCGTATGATCAAGAGGGCATAAAAGCATACATTGACGCTAAGATGTACCAATTGGATGACATCAAAGAAACGTATTACGGAGAGCAGTATTCTGATGTCATAAATTTTGAATGCGAAATAGCAACCACCAATCAAGGTACTTTGCTTAATATTGATCCGGAGCATTACTCGCTTCCGAACCTTATTAAGGCAAGATACATCTTGACTTCAGTTACAAATTTATTTGAGATTGTTAAAAAAGCTGAAAAGAAAAATTATCAATTGTTTGAAGAAAATATTCGAGAATATCTTGGCAACAAAGGTGTAAACAATAAAATCATTGCAACACTAAGGGATCCCAAAGAGAGAGGTAATTTCTTTTTCTACAATAATGGAATTACTATAATTTGCGAAAGTTTTGTAAATGGTAAAAACAAGGCTGCCACAAAAATATTTAATCCTCAAATTGTTAATGGGTGTCAGACGGTAAATTCGATTTTCGATGTGATTAGCAAGGTTCCTGCTGGGGAAATGTCGGACTTTGATAATACTTATGTGATGGTAAAAGTGCTGCAAGTTGATAAAGAAAATAATAAATCGCTATATTTGGATATTGTTCTATATAACAACAGCCAGAACGCCATCAAAGAAAAGGACTTTGCTGCAAATCATAAGGTATTCAACAGTTTAAAGAACCATATGGAAGATCGCGGTTTTGCGTTGTATGTAAAACAGAGTGATGAGTATAAATACAAAAATAATAAGGCGCTTCAGGCGCAAATGAGAAAACCAGCTGCAAATTATTTTGAATACATTGGGCTAGAAGATTTTAATACTGCCCAAATGGGCATAAGATTGGAAAAATTATTGCAGGTTCTCATGGCGTTTCAGTTTGGTGGATATGAAGCATTTACAAAAAAGAATACACTTTTGAAAAGAGATTCAAAATATTATAACGAGCTTTTGGAAATGATTAGCAACGTAGATTATAGCGTTGATCAAATAATTAAACTCTATTTGTTGTTCCTGTATGCAGAATTACAAAAAAAGGGAAGTGAAGACAACAGAACCCCTATTCCTTATTATGTCTTGGATTTTATCGGCAAAGATTATCGAGATTCTGCGAATCAATATCTTTTGTTTGAAAAGGATTCAGCTATGGTGATTTATAATTTTTATAAGTCAGTTGCCAACCAGTACAGAAGACAGATTGAAAATTCAGGGACAGACTACAACAAAATGATTAAGCAGCCGATAAGGGAAGACGTTTTGAACGGTGCGATATTGGGAAAACTAGATGATCTGGAATCTGAACAGCGTGGCATAATAAAAAGATTCAGGACAACAGTTTTCGAATAGCGATCGACCATAAATATTATTATTAATTGTAGGGGCAAATTATTGCCCCTACTTTACCAACTGACCCATAAGACTTCCGGGCCCAACCAATCGTCGTTTTCATTTGAATCAAACGTATAGGCATCGCCAATTTGCCATATGAGGTTTCTCACTTCATCAAGGCTGAACGCATTGCCATGTTTCACTTCTACATGAATCTTGCGCGAGCACAGATAGCGTTTACGGTTCTTGAAGCGTTCATCGCTATCAAAGGTCTTGCCGATATACTTGCTGGCGTAGGCAGCTCCTGAGCGTGTTTTTGGTAGATTAGAAGTACCGCAGTTCGGAAGCTAAGAATTCCAGCGGTGGAAGACAAAAAATGATCCATTGCCGAGCACCTCAAGTTGATGAAAGGCTTTGCGAAGTGGCTCTTCAAGGCGACGTTTCGCTGGAATAAAGCAGCCCTTGCAAACCTTGCTAATGGCCTATATACTGTCACTAATGATTTGTTTCTTAACATTTTTGATAACTATCATTAAGGATACGACAGTATACATGAAGTTTCGAGAATACATAGAGACGCATCACGTCTTCACTTCTACGGTCCTGACCGACGTGTGCGGGAATGCGGCCAGCGTGAAGACCGCGCTCTCCCGCGCCGTAGCCGACGGCAAGGTGTTCAAGGTGCGAAACGGTCTCTACGTATCGGATACAGGGCGTTTCGTCGGAGTAGCCGCAAACCCGTATGCGGTCGCCGCCGCGTTCGCCCCCGACGCCCTGTTCTCCTACCATTCCGCGCTCGAACTACACGGCCTCGCCCATTCGGTATCCAGAAGAGTGCAGTTCTGCTCGGGTTCCAGCCGCCTTTCCTTCTCATTTCACGGAACCGACTTCGAGCGATACCCAACGCGTGACAAGGCAACCACCGACACGGTACGTGCAGACTCTTTCGGTTCGGTCTCGGTCACATCGCGCGAGCAGACCTTCATCGACTGCATGGCTCATATGCGGCTGTGCAGTGGGGCCGAAGAGGTCCTGCACAGCTTGGCTGGGTTGCCGTATCTCGACCTGAAGATTCTTTCCGGACTATTGGAAGAACAGCCGACATCGGTGGTGGCACGTGCAGGCTGGTACCTTGAGGCCAACGCCGAGCGCTGGAGCGTGACGGTCGACTACCTCGAAGCGCTTCACGGATCCCTACCGGCCAAAGCCAGCTACTATCTGGATTCCACCTCGCGCAAACAGGCGCAGACCTTTGCGGCACGCTGGAAGCTCAACCTGCCCGTCTCCTTATCGGAGC
Protein-coding regions in this window:
- a CDS encoding RelA/SpoT domain-containing protein codes for the protein MTFSKPKYKRNEVRRCGKILASENGLDNKYALDVADNWRSSHLQPVKTFLQMLQRESLKITDDSTSVFRLKRLPSIVDKLGRLKSHDLASMQDIGGCRTVLDKVSDLYRLRNAIRKSEMKHKFIREYDYIITPKPSGYRGIHLIYKYYSDKNDYYNGLNVEIQIRTKRQHAWATCVEVAGDYLSHSFKSSQGPEEWLNFFKLASSAIAILEKSPTVVGTPNSKQALKQELRTSYEELKVKETLRRIKRSHSEINKMNVKAKNKYFLVDFNEQTKNVSITSYREKDIESLTKDYLRKEEEYKYTLHNVVVVSGNSIESLRYAYGNYFADVDTFLRMMDRFIK
- a CDS encoding AIPR family protein; protein product: MDTKIRDQILEDIRAIQGDYLSSIPNLKSDDYAFNFWVLTKLYCIDEEIAISYITDNSDRGIDCWVYFEEAKELYLIQNKFYTTAALSRGAVIDEFLSRPLEHLRLGSYTRSKDLQDIFTKFMVDTEFKIHLVVYTTQDKEDTALKNEIDTWSYDQEGIKAYIDAKMYQLDDIKETYYGEQYSDVINFECEIATTNQGTLLNIDPEHYSLPNLIKARYILTSVTNLFEIVKKAEKKNYQLFEENIREYLGNKGVNNKIIATLRDPKERGNFFFYNNGITIICESFVNGKNKAATKIFNPQIVNGCQTVNSIFDVISKVPAGEMSDFDNTYVMVKVLQVDKENNKSLYLDIVLYNNSQNAIKEKDFAANHKVFNSLKNHMEDRGFALYVKQSDEYKYKNNKALQAQMRKPAANYFEYIGLEDFNTAQMGIRLEKLLQVLMAFQFGGYEAFTKKNTLLKRDSKYYNELLEMISNVDYSVDQIIKLYLLFLYAELQKKGSEDNRTPIPYYVLDFIGKDYRDSANQYLLFEKDSAMVIYNFYKSVANQYRRQIENSGTDYNKMIKQPIREDVLNGAILGKLDDLESEQRGIIKRFRTTVFE